In Streptomyces sp. NBC_00433, a single genomic region encodes these proteins:
- a CDS encoding FtsK/SpoIIIE domain-containing protein, which produces MRTVLFWLVVAGLVALMVRPDLLGRLPGRGPGWLRRLDDSGLRWYVTGFPVMAFRMVFTWRSLCVESGLTVTKRSNRAVLGGAVVVAGRELRPGIPRLGVPQPTPLGLRVRIRMRPGQTPADFLAAAEAMAHAWHAFGVRVASPRRGWVVATVTAADPLLRAGGGLGGRPARLLSAVVGRTEEGGPWRIDFRAVPHWLVIGATRSGKSVLMAALVFGLAPQPVALVGIDCKGGMELSLFGPRLSALACTAKEAVALLGALVAEMEARMAVCQGGGARSVWELPEDVRPVPVVLLVDEIAELYLTDGSREGRQQAAECSMALLRLAQLGAALGVHLIVAGQRFGSELGQGVTALRAQLGGRICHRVNDPETALMVLGDLAPDAVAVAQSITETEQGVAVITDGGSWVRARSTYTSADQSRQTAHTFAKITPALPGLVHAVEGARGAA; this is translated from the coding sequence ATGCGGACGGTGCTGTTCTGGCTGGTCGTGGCGGGTCTGGTCGCTCTTATGGTGCGTCCGGATCTGCTTGGCCGGCTGCCGGGGCGGGGTCCGGGTTGGTTGCGGCGGCTGGATGACTCGGGGCTGCGCTGGTATGTGACCGGGTTTCCGGTGATGGCCTTCCGGATGGTCTTCACGTGGCGGTCGCTGTGTGTGGAGTCCGGGCTCACGGTGACCAAGCGGTCGAATCGCGCGGTGCTCGGCGGCGCTGTGGTCGTGGCGGGCCGGGAGTTGCGTCCGGGGATTCCGCGGTTGGGGGTGCCGCAGCCGACGCCGTTGGGGTTGCGGGTGCGTATCCGGATGCGTCCGGGTCAGACGCCGGCGGATTTCCTGGCGGCGGCTGAGGCGATGGCTCATGCCTGGCATGCGTTCGGGGTGCGGGTGGCCTCGCCGCGGCGGGGCTGGGTCGTTGCGACGGTGACGGCTGCTGATCCTCTGCTTCGTGCGGGCGGCGGCCTGGGTGGCAGGCCTGCGCGGTTGCTGTCGGCGGTGGTGGGCCGGACGGAAGAGGGCGGTCCGTGGCGGATCGATTTTCGGGCGGTGCCTCACTGGTTGGTGATCGGGGCGACTCGGTCGGGCAAGTCGGTGCTGATGGCGGCGCTGGTGTTCGGGTTGGCTCCGCAGCCGGTGGCGTTGGTGGGGATCGACTGCAAGGGCGGCATGGAGTTGTCGTTGTTCGGCCCGCGGCTGTCGGCGCTGGCGTGCACCGCGAAGGAAGCGGTGGCTCTGCTGGGGGCGCTGGTGGCGGAGATGGAAGCGCGGATGGCGGTGTGTCAGGGCGGTGGCGCCCGGTCGGTGTGGGAGCTGCCGGAGGACGTACGGCCTGTGCCGGTGGTGCTCCTGGTCGACGAGATCGCTGAGTTGTATCTGACGGACGGCAGTCGGGAGGGCAGGCAGCAGGCGGCGGAGTGTTCGATGGCGCTGTTGCGGCTGGCTCAGCTCGGGGCGGCGCTGGGGGTGCATCTGATCGTCGCGGGTCAGCGCTTCGGGTCGGAGCTGGGTCAGGGTGTGACGGCGCTGCGGGCTCAGCTCGGGGGACGGATCTGCCACCGGGTGAATGACCCGGAGACGGCGTTGATGGTGCTGGGTGATCTGGCGCCGGATGCCGTGGCGGTGGCCCAGTCGATCACCGAGACCGAGCAGGGCGTTGCGGTGATCACTGACGGCGGGTCGTGGGTTCGGGCGCGTTCTACGTACACCAGTGCCGATCAGTCGCGTCAGACGGCGCACACGTTCGCGAAGATCACTCCGGCGCTGCCGGGGCTTGTTCACGCGGTCGAGGGCGCGCGGGGGGCGGCGTGA
- a CDS encoding family 2B encapsulin nanocompartment shell protein, producing MSVDAGQDTAVGNPQDAARTSLDTAAARNLATTTKSTPQMQGISSRWLLKVLPWVQVNAGTYRVNRRLSYAVGDGRVTFVKTGSQVRVIPQELGEIAALRSFDDGEALTALADRFVQREFAPGELLAEAGQPADTVYLIAHGKVEKLGEGSYGEQNRLGTLADGDHFGEQALLGGDGEWAFTARAAAATTVLALPRQDLEQLLGQAASLRAHLDAIRALPQQRSNRRGEANIELASGHKGESALPATYVDYEVKPREYELSVAQTVLRVHSRVADLYNEPMNQTEQQLKLTVEALRERQEHELINNPEFGLLNNAEYEQRIQPHAGPPLPDDLDELISRRRGTRFLLANPRTIAAIAREWTRAGIYPDPVECHGSTVPAWRGIPILSCNKIPVTEARTSSIIAIRTGEDNQGVIGLNQTGLPDEYEPGLNVRFMGVDEKAVISYLVSTYFSAAVLVPDALGVLENVNVSNWR from the coding sequence ATGTCGGTTGATGCGGGCCAGGACACCGCAGTCGGCAATCCGCAGGACGCCGCGCGTACGAGCCTCGATACGGCCGCCGCGCGGAATCTGGCCACGACAACCAAGTCCACGCCCCAGATGCAGGGCATCTCGTCCAGGTGGCTGCTCAAAGTGCTGCCCTGGGTGCAGGTCAACGCGGGTACGTACCGCGTCAACCGGCGGCTGAGCTATGCCGTCGGGGACGGGCGGGTGACGTTCGTCAAGACCGGGTCGCAGGTCCGGGTCATCCCGCAGGAGCTGGGCGAGATCGCCGCCCTGCGGTCCTTCGACGACGGGGAGGCGCTGACCGCACTCGCGGACCGGTTCGTCCAGCGGGAGTTCGCCCCCGGCGAGCTGCTCGCCGAGGCGGGGCAGCCGGCCGACACGGTCTACCTGATCGCGCACGGCAAGGTCGAGAAGCTCGGCGAGGGGTCGTACGGCGAGCAGAACCGCCTCGGCACCCTCGCCGACGGCGACCACTTCGGCGAGCAGGCGCTGCTCGGTGGCGACGGCGAGTGGGCCTTCACCGCCCGCGCGGCCGCCGCCACCACCGTGCTCGCGCTGCCCCGGCAGGATCTGGAGCAACTGCTCGGGCAGGCCGCCTCGCTGCGCGCGCATCTGGACGCGATCCGGGCGCTCCCGCAGCAGCGGTCCAACAGGCGCGGCGAGGCGAATATCGAGCTCGCCTCGGGACACAAGGGCGAGTCCGCGCTGCCCGCCACCTATGTCGACTACGAGGTCAAGCCCCGCGAATACGAACTGAGCGTGGCCCAGACCGTGCTGCGCGTCCACAGCCGGGTCGCCGACCTCTACAACGAGCCGATGAACCAGACCGAGCAGCAGCTCAAGCTCACCGTCGAGGCGCTGCGGGAGCGCCAGGAGCACGAGCTGATCAACAACCCGGAGTTCGGGCTGCTCAACAACGCGGAATACGAGCAGCGCATCCAGCCGCACGCCGGGCCGCCGCTGCCCGACGACCTGGACGAGCTGATCAGCCGCCGCCGGGGGACGCGCTTCCTGCTGGCCAACCCCAGGACGATCGCGGCCATCGCCCGGGAGTGGACCCGCGCGGGCATCTACCCCGACCCGGTCGAATGCCACGGCTCCACCGTGCCGGCCTGGCGCGGCATCCCGATCCTCAGCTGCAACAAGATCCCGGTCACCGAGGCCCGCACCAGCTCGATCATCGCGATCCGTACCGGCGAGGACAACCAGGGCGTCATCGGCCTCAACCAGACCGGCCTGCCCGACGAGTACGAACCCGGCCTGAATGTGCGCTTCATGGGCGTCGACGAGAAGGCCGTCATCAGCTACCTGGTGAGTACGTACTTCTCGGCGGCCGTCCTGGTCCCCGACGCCCTCGGCGTGCTGGAGAACGTGAACGTGTCCAACTGGCGCTGA
- a CDS encoding recombinase family protein: MEGMYTTADGDDGMGRVGVRRGGRGKRSSEIPAGPVSPYDGCGKCLVAVRRLSRKKDATSSPEKQAAHDLAAAAAVGGHVIAWADDWEVSGATDPMTRPGLGPWLRGEMGPYSGIVGPSVDRIGRNQRDVLNTAYAVNQQDRLLVTYGHQGPWDLGDQADEMRLSMESFGAQMELRAIEKRNRDAAVTARKLGKPNNAPRYGYRFVRKSPMGRIDHVEIDPEAAAVIREVARRILADSTGTITPHSEAARLNRAGVLSPSDYKAVRNGREPEGSLWSARALIHILTSEGSLGFLMHKERPVLNEETGQPIRLCEGLWDRPMHDALMAKCQPKARRSPGAPRAPKGVRLASGRGTCGVCGYQITVATRPDGLGYRCNGKRKGARDSQECRPAPSIKLSILDAELTTWFLARYGSGQIMRKEYDPGTGYGVRIAELKADRARLRADRLAGLYTDDDDADWYREQYARIGREIKELQALPERPAGMRMMPTGKTVAEAWAEAPDDAARREMLASYGVEFKLYPAGGKRLEITGMDLHTLAAAA; the protein is encoded by the coding sequence ATGGAAGGCATGTACACGACTGCGGACGGCGATGACGGCATGGGCCGTGTCGGCGTGCGCAGGGGCGGTAGGGGCAAGCGGTCGAGCGAGATTCCGGCGGGGCCGGTGTCGCCCTACGACGGGTGCGGCAAGTGCCTGGTTGCTGTGCGTCGGCTGAGCAGGAAGAAGGACGCCACGTCCTCGCCGGAGAAGCAGGCCGCTCACGATCTTGCGGCCGCCGCCGCAGTCGGCGGACACGTCATCGCGTGGGCCGACGACTGGGAGGTATCTGGAGCTACCGACCCGATGACGCGCCCGGGGCTTGGGCCGTGGCTGCGTGGCGAGATGGGACCGTACTCCGGGATCGTCGGTCCGAGCGTCGACCGGATCGGACGTAATCAGCGCGACGTGCTGAACACGGCCTACGCCGTAAACCAGCAGGATCGGCTACTGGTCACCTACGGGCATCAGGGACCGTGGGACTTAGGGGACCAGGCCGACGAGATGCGCCTGTCCATGGAGAGCTTCGGGGCTCAGATGGAGCTTCGAGCGATCGAGAAGCGCAACCGGGATGCGGCGGTCACGGCCCGCAAGCTGGGCAAGCCGAACAACGCCCCGCGATACGGCTACAGGTTCGTACGCAAGTCGCCCATGGGCCGGATCGACCATGTCGAGATCGACCCCGAGGCAGCAGCGGTTATCCGTGAGGTAGCACGGCGCATCCTCGCCGACAGCACGGGAACGATCACGCCCCACAGCGAGGCAGCGCGGCTGAACCGTGCCGGTGTGCTGTCGCCGAGCGACTACAAGGCCGTCCGGAACGGGCGCGAGCCCGAAGGCTCCCTGTGGTCGGCACGCGCGCTGATCCACATTTTGACGTCGGAGGGATCACTGGGTTTCCTCATGCACAAGGAGCGGCCCGTCTTGAACGAGGAGACCGGGCAGCCCATCCGCTTGTGCGAGGGTCTGTGGGACAGGCCCATGCACGATGCCTTGATGGCCAAGTGCCAGCCGAAGGCCAGGAGGAGCCCGGGTGCGCCCCGAGCCCCGAAGGGGGTCCGGTTGGCGTCGGGCCGTGGCACCTGCGGCGTCTGCGGATACCAGATCACTGTCGCCACCCGTCCCGATGGTCTCGGCTACCGGTGCAACGGCAAACGCAAGGGAGCCCGCGACTCCCAGGAGTGCAGGCCCGCCCCGTCGATCAAGCTGAGCATCTTGGACGCCGAACTCACGACGTGGTTCCTCGCCCGCTACGGGTCGGGGCAGATCATGCGCAAGGAGTACGACCCCGGGACCGGGTACGGCGTGCGGATTGCTGAGCTGAAAGCCGACCGCGCCCGGTTGCGGGCAGACCGCCTGGCAGGTCTGTACACCGACGACGATGACGCCGATTGGTATCGGGAGCAGTACGCGCGCATCGGCAGGGAGATCAAGGAGCTTCAGGCGCTTCCGGAGCGGCCGGCGGGAATGCGCATGATGCCGACCGGGAAGACCGTGGCCGAAGCGTGGGCAGAGGCCCCAGACGACGCAGCCCGCCGCGAGATGCTGGCCTCCTACGGAGTGGAATTCAAGCTGTACCCGGCGGGTGGGAAGCGGCTGGAGATCACCGGCATGGACCTCCACACCTTGGCCGCCGCCGCATAA
- a CDS encoding DUF4383 domain-containing protein: protein MLEATASSTSPAPKEALVRLDDHLTADHRLSTVYRYGAGAMGLILVVFGILGLLNDVSYLSEAGKRIAGLNSNGALSTISIVIGAVLFGGMVVGGNFASTLNICVGTAFLLSGFVNLALLDTDSNLLAFKMSNVLFSFGVGLLLLFFGLYGRVTGGLPHDNPYWKKRHPEEVAREREAREHAAVAARRPPPRRGLPQH, encoded by the coding sequence ATCCTGGAGGCGACGGCGTCCTCGACGAGTCCAGCCCCGAAGGAGGCGCTTGTGAGACTCGACGACCACCTCACCGCCGACCACCGGCTCAGCACGGTCTACCGCTACGGGGCGGGGGCGATGGGCCTCATCCTCGTCGTCTTCGGCATCCTGGGCCTGCTGAACGACGTGTCGTACCTGTCCGAGGCCGGCAAGCGGATCGCCGGGCTCAATTCCAACGGCGCGCTCAGCACGATCTCCATCGTCATCGGCGCGGTGCTCTTCGGCGGGATGGTCGTCGGCGGCAATTTCGCCTCCACGCTGAATATCTGCGTGGGCACCGCCTTCCTGCTGAGCGGCTTCGTGAACCTCGCGCTGCTCGACACCGACAGCAATCTGCTGGCCTTCAAGATGTCGAACGTGCTCTTCAGCTTCGGCGTGGGGTTGCTGCTGCTGTTCTTCGGGCTGTACGGGCGCGTCACCGGCGGACTGCCACATGACAACCCGTACTGGAAGAAACGCCACCCGGAGGAGGTCGCCCGCGAGCGCGAGGCCAGGGAGCACGCGGCGGTGGCGGCCAGAAGGCCGCCGCCCCGCCGCGGACTGCCCCAGCACTGA
- a CDS encoding HAD-IA family hydrolase has product MPSVFTARALLLDMDGTLVDSDAVVERCWSRWAIRQGLDPAAVLSVVHGRQGHATMAALLPDRPMAQNYAENAVMLAEETADLDGVVPVPGAPAFLAALAGRPHALVTSAGEMLARARMGAAGLPLPPVMVTAERVGASKPDPEGFLKGAAELGFGPEECLVFEDAEVGIAAARAAGMRVVGVGPRAAAHGPSAHAPSLEDVRVTAADGVLTVTVG; this is encoded by the coding sequence ATGCCGTCCGTGTTCACCGCCCGCGCCCTGCTGCTCGACATGGACGGGACGCTCGTCGACTCCGACGCCGTGGTGGAGCGCTGCTGGTCCCGCTGGGCGATCAGGCAGGGCCTGGACCCGGCCGCCGTCCTGAGCGTGGTGCACGGCAGGCAGGGCCACGCGACGATGGCCGCACTGCTGCCGGACCGGCCGATGGCCCAGAACTACGCCGAGAACGCGGTGATGCTCGCCGAGGAGACCGCCGACCTCGACGGTGTCGTCCCCGTCCCCGGCGCCCCCGCCTTCCTGGCCGCGCTGGCCGGGCGGCCGCACGCCCTGGTGACCTCGGCCGGCGAGATGCTCGCCCGCGCCAGGATGGGCGCCGCCGGGCTGCCGCTGCCGCCGGTCATGGTGACCGCGGAGCGGGTGGGCGCCAGCAAGCCGGACCCCGAGGGCTTCCTCAAGGGCGCCGCCGAGCTGGGCTTCGGGCCCGAGGAGTGCCTGGTCTTCGAGGACGCCGAGGTCGGCATCGCGGCGGCCAGGGCCGCCGGCATGCGGGTGGTCGGCGTCGGACCGCGCGCCGCCGCCCACGGCCCGTCGGCCCACGCGCCCTCGCTGGAGGACGTACGGGTGACGGCCGCGGACGGCGTGCTCACGGTCACGGTCGGCTGA
- a CDS encoding TMEM165/GDT1 family protein translates to MFSLTVTVVVFGVIFLAELPDKTALASLMLGTRYRASYVFAGVAAAFLVHVALAIAAGSLLTLLPHRLVQGVVGLLFLAGAAMLLLHKDEGEETVKPPSDQSFWKVAGAGFMLILVAEFGDLTQIMTANLAARYDNPVSVGIGAVLGLWAVGALGIFGGKMLMKRVPLSLITKIAASVMVVLAAFSLYEAVVG, encoded by the coding sequence GTGTTCAGCCTCACCGTGACAGTCGTCGTCTTCGGCGTGATCTTCCTCGCCGAACTCCCCGACAAGACGGCACTCGCCAGCCTCATGCTCGGCACCCGCTACCGCGCCTCCTACGTCTTCGCCGGCGTCGCGGCCGCCTTCCTGGTCCATGTCGCGCTCGCCATCGCCGCGGGCAGCCTGCTGACCCTGCTGCCGCACCGCCTGGTGCAGGGCGTGGTGGGGCTGCTCTTCCTGGCCGGCGCGGCCATGCTGCTGCTGCACAAGGACGAGGGCGAGGAGACCGTCAAGCCGCCCTCCGACCAGAGCTTCTGGAAGGTCGCGGGCGCCGGCTTCATGCTGATCCTGGTCGCCGAGTTCGGCGACCTCACCCAGATCATGACCGCCAACCTCGCCGCCCGCTACGACAACCCGGTCTCGGTCGGCATCGGCGCGGTGCTGGGCCTGTGGGCGGTCGGCGCGCTCGGCATCTTCGGCGGGAAGATGCTGATGAAGCGGGTGCCGCTGTCGCTGATCACGAAGATCGCCGCGAGTGTGATGGTGGTGCTGGCCGCTTTCAGCCTCTACGAGGCGGTGGTCGGCTGA
- a CDS encoding DUF4239 domain-containing protein, giving the protein MSQWVVLLIAMAAVCAVVVTVVVLRHRRISEDDDPTETPDVIEYMVMMIGVIYAIVLGLAIAGVWEGRSSAQADVLAEAQALHEVKVRVQVYPVGVRDKVRADVDAYAAFVADKEWPHMRDHGDLSPRGAQLLDQVRTDVTQFDPKSDLAAQAYQPVVDSVAAADAARAARGQSAGATMPGVVWFGLIVGALVTVGLIFTLQIRRSAKELLLAGLFSALIAFLLFLIWDLDAPFGSGLAVSADVFRQLL; this is encoded by the coding sequence ATGTCGCAATGGGTGGTACTGCTGATCGCGATGGCCGCGGTCTGCGCGGTCGTCGTCACCGTGGTCGTCCTCAGACACCGCAGGATCTCCGAGGACGACGACCCGACGGAGACGCCGGACGTCATCGAATACATGGTCATGATGATCGGGGTGATCTACGCGATCGTGCTGGGCCTGGCGATCGCCGGAGTGTGGGAGGGCAGGAGCTCCGCGCAGGCCGACGTGCTGGCCGAGGCGCAGGCGCTGCACGAGGTCAAGGTCCGGGTGCAGGTCTACCCGGTCGGGGTCAGGGACAAGGTGCGGGCGGACGTCGACGCCTATGCCGCCTTCGTCGCGGACAAGGAGTGGCCCCACATGCGCGACCACGGCGACCTCTCGCCGCGGGGCGCGCAGTTGCTCGACCAAGTGCGGACCGACGTCACGCAGTTCGATCCGAAGAGCGACCTGGCGGCGCAGGCCTACCAGCCGGTGGTCGACTCCGTCGCGGCGGCGGACGCGGCACGGGCCGCGCGCGGGCAGAGCGCGGGCGCGACGATGCCGGGGGTGGTGTGGTTCGGGCTGATCGTCGGCGCGCTGGTGACCGTCGGCCTGATCTTCACGCTGCAGATCAGGCGGTCCGCGAAGGAACTGCTGCTCGCCGGGCTGTTCAGCGCGCTCATCGCCTTCCTGCTCTTCCTCATCTGGGACCTGGACGCGCCCTTCGGCAGCGGTCTCGCGGTCTCGGCGGACGTCTTCCGCCAACTGCTCTGA
- a CDS encoding O-methyltransferase, whose amino-acid sequence MYETKNPQLTPELYQYVLDHNPPLDEVQRGLVATTHQRLAGQAGMQTAEEQGPLLAFLVRLTGASRIVEVGTFTGLSTLSMAQALPEGGQVIACDISEEWTAVGREAWAAAGVADRIDLRIAPAIETLRALPGGSWIDLVFLDADKESYIDYWEELVPRMNPGGLLVVDNTLYHGDVADPAATGGGAAIRAFNDHVRADDRVDDVLLTVADGLTLARRR is encoded by the coding sequence TTGTACGAAACGAAGAACCCCCAGCTCACGCCCGAGCTGTACCAATACGTCCTCGATCACAACCCGCCGCTGGACGAGGTCCAGCGCGGGCTGGTCGCCACCACGCACCAACGCCTCGCAGGCCAGGCGGGTATGCAGACCGCGGAGGAGCAGGGTCCGCTGCTGGCCTTCCTGGTCCGGCTGACCGGCGCGAGCCGGATCGTGGAGGTGGGCACCTTCACCGGCCTGTCCACGCTGTCGATGGCGCAGGCGCTGCCCGAGGGCGGGCAGGTGATCGCCTGCGACATCTCCGAGGAGTGGACCGCGGTGGGCCGCGAGGCGTGGGCGGCGGCGGGTGTCGCCGACCGGATCGACCTGCGGATCGCCCCGGCGATCGAGACGCTGCGGGCGCTGCCCGGCGGCAGCTGGATCGACCTGGTCTTCCTCGACGCCGACAAGGAGTCGTACATCGACTACTGGGAGGAGCTGGTGCCGCGGATGAACCCGGGCGGCCTGCTCGTGGTCGACAACACCCTTTACCACGGTGACGTCGCCGATCCCGCGGCCACCGGCGGCGGCGCCGCCATCCGGGCCTTCAACGACCACGTGCGGGCCGACGACCGGGTGGACGACGTCCTGCTCACCGTCGCCGACGGCCTGACGCTGGCCCGCAGGCGGTAA
- a CDS encoding zinc ribbon domain-containing protein, translated as MPRYEYRCKTCGATFEMRRPMSQSSAPAPCPQGHGDTVKLLSTVSVGGTASAAGSAAPAPAPAGGGGGCCGGGCCG; from the coding sequence ATGCCTCGTTACGAGTACCGCTGCAAGACCTGTGGAGCCACCTTCGAAATGCGCCGCCCGATGTCGCAGTCCAGCGCCCCGGCGCCCTGCCCGCAGGGCCACGGCGACACGGTGAAGCTGCTGTCGACCGTGTCGGTGGGCGGCACCGCGTCGGCCGCCGGTTCCGCCGCTCCCGCGCCGGCCCCCGCGGGCGGCGGTGGCGGCTGCTGCGGCGGCGGTTGCTGCGGCTGA
- a CDS encoding plasmid replication initiator protein, giving the protein MAAATLYDGAARRSALDLAGRLRHLSETERDLIRLVKEPGYPRWREQIRATGGCARPVYLSGYTTTADPSTGLVLKHYSTRGEPGGRLAVRCRNRRASVCAPCSREHSGDTFHLVRAGLLGGKSVPPEVADHPRLFVTVTAPPFGPVHRVGPDRCRPRREGGECEHGRPLGCLAVHGEGDRNIGLPLCPQCYDYASHVLWHAHAGELWNRTTRAIRRQLATAAGITQTRLGAHLRVSFAKVAEYQRRGAVHFHAVVRLDGPTGPDTPPPAWATADLLADAVHRAVTAVRVRLEPSAALGEYVFGWGAQLDVHPVRAFGDAGALTDEAVAAYVAKYVSKSVGDAGGLDHRVRSLGAITAAVVSGHLRALMGMCWHLGGLPELEHLRLWAWAHTLGYRGHCLTKSRRYSTTYIALRDARAAYRAGPVPDEQSADGVVISAAWRYVGAGHTVGEAEIARGIAADLADLRGLHRLLLSGSGRPDD; this is encoded by the coding sequence ATGGCTGCTGCGACCCTGTACGACGGTGCTGCACGGCGCTCCGCTCTGGATCTGGCGGGGCGCCTGCGGCATCTGAGCGAGACCGAACGAGACCTGATCCGACTGGTCAAGGAGCCGGGCTACCCGCGGTGGCGGGAGCAGATCCGGGCGACCGGGGGGTGTGCCCGCCCGGTGTACCTGTCCGGGTACACCACGACTGCTGACCCTTCCACGGGCCTGGTGCTCAAGCACTACAGCACCCGTGGTGAGCCGGGCGGGCGGCTGGCGGTGCGGTGCCGCAACCGCAGGGCCTCGGTGTGTGCGCCGTGTTCCCGTGAGCATTCCGGGGACACCTTCCACCTGGTGCGTGCCGGGCTGCTGGGCGGCAAGAGCGTGCCCCCGGAGGTCGCCGACCACCCGCGCTTGTTCGTCACGGTGACGGCCCCGCCTTTCGGGCCGGTACACCGGGTGGGGCCAGATCGCTGCCGCCCCCGGCGTGAGGGCGGCGAGTGCGAGCACGGGCGTCCGCTGGGCTGCCTGGCAGTGCACGGCGAGGGCGACCGGAACATTGGTCTGCCGCTGTGCCCGCAGTGTTACGACTATGCCTCGCATGTTCTGTGGCACGCGCATGCCGGGGAGCTGTGGAACCGGACCACACGCGCGATTCGGCGGCAACTCGCCACCGCGGCTGGGATCACACAGACGCGGCTCGGGGCGCATCTTCGTGTGAGCTTCGCGAAGGTCGCGGAGTATCAGCGCCGGGGCGCGGTCCACTTCCATGCGGTGGTCCGGCTCGACGGCCCGACCGGTCCCGATACGCCTCCGCCTGCGTGGGCGACAGCGGACCTTCTCGCCGACGCGGTACACCGCGCCGTGACTGCGGTGCGGGTGCGCCTGGAGCCGAGTGCGGCGCTGGGCGAATACGTCTTCGGGTGGGGTGCTCAGCTCGATGTGCATCCTGTACGGGCCTTCGGCGATGCCGGGGCGCTGACAGATGAGGCGGTGGCCGCATATGTGGCCAAGTACGTATCCAAGAGCGTCGGGGATGCGGGCGGGCTCGATCACCGGGTCAGGTCGCTGGGTGCGATCACTGCGGCGGTGGTCTCGGGGCATCTGCGCGCGCTGATGGGGATGTGCTGGCATCTCGGCGGGCTCCCGGAACTGGAACACCTCCGGCTGTGGGCCTGGGCACACACCCTCGGCTATCGGGGGCACTGCCTGACCAAGTCCCGCCGGTACTCCACGACGTACATCGCACTGCGGGATGCCCGTGCCGCCTACCGAGCCGGGCCGGTACCGGATGAGCAGAGCGCCGACGGTGTGGTGATCTCTGCTGCCTGGCGGTACGTCGGCGCTGGTCACACAGTGGGGGAAGCGGAGATTGCCCGCGGGATCGCGGCCGACCTGGCGGACCTACGGGGCCTGCACCGGCTGCTGCTGTCAGGTTCTGGGCGGCCCGATGACTGA
- a CDS encoding VTT domain-containing protein, whose amino-acid sequence MLQGLGSLFEWPWIYLLVALSVLLDVFVPVLPSGVLVVSAATAGSSGTSDGALDVLALLGCAAVASCLGDLIAYRVAFRGGEWFDRRIASSRRMSAAHDRLGQVLASGGGALVVLARFAPAGRSVVSLGAGTARRSPREFLPWSALAGVCWATYSVGLGWVGGEWLGAGWLGTLMSFVALLGAGVFAAYVFRRERRTAMAAAYAAVPLTIPPQGAPGTPDRTSVVEAL is encoded by the coding sequence GTGCTGCAAGGCCTGGGCTCTCTTTTCGAGTGGCCGTGGATCTACCTGCTCGTCGCGCTGTCCGTCCTGCTGGACGTCTTCGTGCCGGTGCTGCCCAGCGGTGTGCTGGTGGTCAGCGCGGCGACCGCGGGGTCGTCGGGCACCAGCGACGGCGCCCTCGACGTACTGGCCCTCCTGGGCTGCGCGGCCGTGGCGTCCTGCCTGGGCGATCTGATCGCCTACCGGGTGGCCTTCCGCGGCGGTGAGTGGTTCGACCGGCGCATCGCGTCCTCGCGGCGCATGTCGGCCGCGCACGACCGGCTCGGCCAGGTGCTGGCGAGCGGCGGCGGCGCCCTGGTGGTGCTCGCCCGCTTCGCTCCCGCCGGCCGCAGCGTGGTCAGCCTGGGCGCCGGTACGGCCCGCCGCAGCCCCCGGGAGTTCCTGCCGTGGTCGGCGCTCGCGGGCGTCTGCTGGGCCACCTACAGCGTCGGCCTGGGCTGGGTCGGCGGCGAGTGGCTGGGCGCCGGCTGGCTCGGCACCTTGATGTCCTTCGTGGCCCTGCTGGGCGCGGGCGTCTTCGCCGCCTACGTCTTCCGCCGCGAGCGGCGTACGGCGATGGCCGCAGCCTATGCGGCCGTTCCGCTGACGATCCCCCCGCAGGGCGCCCCCGGGACCCCTGACCGCACCTCGGTCGTCGAGGCGCTCTGA